A genomic segment from Echeneis naucrates chromosome 20, fEcheNa1.1, whole genome shotgun sequence encodes:
- the prmt6 gene encoding protein arginine N-methyltransferase 6, translating into MSRVVKKRKLDKSRQDRLYFDSYSDVTIHEEMIADHVRTSSYRNAILRNSEFIRGKVVLDVGAGTGVLSVFCAQAGARKVYAVEACSIAEQASRIVRHNGFQERIEVIRGTVETVALPEPVDVIVSEWMGYALLHESMLNSVLYARDKWLRAGGLILPSRAELYIAPVSDPVVEDRLHFWCTVKEQYGVDMSCMSEFARRCIMNSDITVNSVSVEDVLSHPARFAELDLHSVTAEELQVVRGRFRCESFGSAAVSALCVYFTVTFPCPDMQQVLVLSTSPFKPETHWKQAVLYLDAPVDVVQDTVITGEVSMFPSEESVRHICIHVDYTIGEQKKQAKTFTIPDWSSDASSDVQSAAVALLT; encoded by the coding sequence ATGTCTCGtgttgtgaaaaaaagaaaattggatAAAAGCCGCCAGGACAGACTTTACTTTGACAGCTACTCCGATGTAACGATCCACGAAGAGATGATCGCGGACCACGTCCGGACCAGCTCGTACCGCAACGCCATTTTGAGGAACAGTGAGTTTATTCGGGGGAAGGTCGTCCTGGACGTCGGTGCGGGAACCGGCGTGTTGAGTGTCTTCTGTGCTCAGGCCGGAGCCAGGAAGGTGTACGCCGTGGAGGCCTGCTCCATCGCCGAGCAAGCATCCAGGATCGTCAGACATAACGGCTTTCAGGAGCGCATTGAGGTGATCCGGGGCACAGTGGAGACGGTGGCCCTACCGGAGCCGGTCGACGTGATCGTAAGTGAGTGGATGGGTTACGCCCTCCTGCACGAGTCCATGCTCAACTCCGTCCTGTACGCGCGGGACAAATGGCTAAGGGCGGGGGGCCTCATACTGCCTAGCCGAGCCGAGCTTTACATCGCCCCGGTCAGCGACCCGGTCGTGGAGGACCGCCTGCACTTCTGGTGCACAGTGAAAGAACAGTACGGCGTCGACATGTCCTGCATGTCCGAGTTTGCCAGGAGGTGTATCATGAATTCCGACATCACGGTGAACTCGGTGTCGGTGGAGGACGTGCTCTCCCACCCGGCCCGCTTCGCCGAGCTCGACCTGCACTCAGTGACGGCGGAGGAGCTGCAGGTCGTGAGGGGGCGCTTCAGGTGCGAGTCGTTCGGCTCGGCGGCGGTCAGCGCTCTCTGTGTTTACTTCACGGTCACGTTCCCCTGCCCGGACATGCAGCAGGTGCTCGTGCTCTCCACGTCCCCATTTAAACCGGAGACGCACTGGAAACAGGCGGTGCTGTACCTGGACGCTCCGGTGGACGTGGTGCAGGACACCGTGATCACTGGGGAGGTCAGCATGTTTCCCTCCGAGGAGAGCGTTAGACACATCTGCATCCATGTGGACTACACAATAGGAGAGCAGAAAAAGCAGGCAAAGACTTTCACCATCCCGGATTGGAGCAGTGATGCTAGCTCTGATGTTCAGAGTGCTGCAGTGGCTCTGCTCACCTGA